The Solanum lycopersicum chromosome 6, SLM_r2.1 genome has a window encoding:
- the LOC101245071 gene encoding B3 domain-containing transcription repressor VAL1-like, with protein sequence MGSMICMNELCRATTSVEWKKGWGFKSGGFAKLCYNCGSAFENFVFCETFHPDESGWRECRTCRKPIHCGCIASKYLYEYLDYGGVTCIKCAHHLDGHSIRPIQIPGDDFPIGNLGSKSAKPLGIENKIDENDFERRRFMQTNEPGQLFHTQRNDKKQDPMLPIGNVGTCFSNLNQQNIGASLFGKPDNERPSQGVKDMYDSINQPSLNFCLSTPIGTSSSGQPFLGGDVEGREQSKTSPFQQGQRARHILPKPPKPSPTSGSESVKGMVSQARIARPPAEGRGGRSQLLPRYWPRITDQELEQIAGDLKSTIVPLFEKVLSASDAGRIGRLVLPKACAEAYFPPINQSEGLPIRIQDIKGKEWTFQFRFWPNNNSRMYVLEGVTPCIQNMQLQAGDTVIFSRIDPGGKLVMGFRKATNNVDMQDPQTPNLPSGNGSGETSFPGMADNFPNGGRTSDDTMNRQVPMSEKKKARNIGSKNRRLLMHADDAMELRITWEEIQELLRPSPTAKPNIVVVEDCEFEEYEEAPVFGKRTIFTARSSGDQEQWAQCDSCSKWRRLPLHILLPAKWTCSDNIWDSRRCSCAAPDEISPRELEALLRVGKDPKRRKLVENNEDLESSGLDALATVAASDMGDSIGDMGEPSVGATTKHPRHRAGCTCIVCIQPPSGKGKHHPTCKCNVCLTVKRRFKTLMLRKKKKQSEREAELAQAKDQVPPKDESETDGMTSGVELLQMNHSENEHMNHSDNERNSNGDQVEEFGPGKGQLDLNCHPNRDDDMLAEATAGMSMTSLVNATNLPLEYLTQNRLESLGNSLLSQAASESEGHHPDNGFGKTADVESGGKGAKA encoded by the exons ATGGGGTCAATGATTTGCATGAATGAGCTATGTCGTGCAACGACGTCGGTTGAGTGGAAGAAAGGATGGGGATTCAAATCCGGTGGATTTGCTAAGCTTTGCTACAACTGCGG ATCTGCTTTTGAGAATTTCGTTTTCTGTGAAACATTCCACCCGGATGAATCTGGTTGGAGGGAATGCAGAACTTGTAGAAAG CCTATACACTGTGGGTGCATTGCCTCAAAATATTTGTATGAGTACTTGGATTACGGAGGTGttacatgtataaaatgtgcACATCATTTGGATGGTCATTCCATCAGGCCAATACAG ATACCTGGTGATGATTTTCCTATTGGCAACTTGGGATCTAAGAGTGCAAAGCCACTGGGCATTGAGAATAAAATAGATGAGAATGACTTTGAACGAAGAAGGTTTATGCAGACCAATGAGCCTGGTCAACTCTTTCATACGCAGAGGAATGACAAGAAACAAGATCCAATGCTTCCTATTGGTAATGTCGGCACATGCTTTTCGAATTTGAATCAGCAGAACATTGGGGCTTCTCTCTTTGGCAAACCCGATAATGAGAGACCAAGTCAAGGTGTTAAAGATATGTATGATTCGATCAATCAGCCGTCTCTAAATTTTTGTCTAAGTACTCCAATTGGTACTTCAAGTTCAGGACAGCCTTTTCTTGGTGGAGATGTTGAAGGAAGGGAACAAAGCAAAACTTCTCCCTTCCAACAGGGCCAAAGGGCACGCCATATATTGCCCAAGCCCCCCAAACCTAGTCCCACCTCAGGTTCTGAATCAGTCAAAGGAATGGTTTCACAAGCACGGATTGCAAGGCCACCTGCTGAAGGGCGTGGTGGACGCAGTCAGTTACTGCCTCGATACTGGCCTCGGATTACAGACCAGGAGTTGGAGCAAATAGCTGGAGA CTTAAAGTCTACTATTGTACCATTGTTTGAGAAGGTCCTAAGTGCCAGTGATGCCGGACGAATAGGGCGTCTGGTGCTTCCCAAAGCATGTGCTGAA GCATACTTCCCTCCAATTAACCAATCAGAGGGTCTACCTATAAGGATTCAGGATATTAAGGGTAAAGAGTGGACATTTCAATTTCGATTTTGGCCCAATAACAACAGCCGGATGTATGTTTTGGAGGGTGTTACCCCTTGTATACAGAATATGCAATTGCAAGCTGGTGATACTG TGATATTCAGTCGAATAGATCCTGGAGGAAAGCTTGTTATGGGATTTCGGAAGGCAACAAACAATGTTGACATGCAG GATCCTCAAACGCCTAACCTTCCCAGTGGCAATGGCTCTGGAGAAACTTCATTTCCTGGCATGGCTGATAACTTCCCG AATGGAGGCAGGACAAGCGATGATACTATGAACCGGCAAGTGCCGATGTCAGAGAAGAAAAAGGCACGAAACATTGGGTCCAAAAATAGGAGGCTTCTTATGCATGCTGATGATGCTATGGAACTTAGAATCACCTGGGAAGAAATACAAGAATTGCTAAGGCCATCTCCAACTGCCAAGCCTAACATTGTTGTGGTTGAGGACTGTGAATTTGAGGAATATGAA GAAGCACCAGTCTTTGGAAAGAGGACGATATTTACTGCTCGATCTTCCGG GGATCAGGAGCAATGGGCTCAATGTGACAGCTGTTCTAAATGGCGTAGATTGCCGCTGCACATTCTCCTTCCTGCAAAGTGGACTTGTTCTGACAATATTTGGGACTCAAGAAG ATGCTCTTGTGCTGCTCCTGATGAGATTAGTCCGAGGGAACTGGAAGCTCTCCTTCGAGTTGGCAAGG ATCCTAAGAGGCGAAAACTTGTAGAAAACAATGAAGATTTAGAGTCTTCTGGCCTAGATGCCTTGGCAACAGTTGCTGCAAGTGACATGGGAGATAGCATTGGCGACATGGGAGAGCCATCAGTTGGAGCCACAACAAAACATCCTCGGCATCGCGCTGGTTGCACTTGCATTGTGTGCATTCAGCCTCCAAGTGGGAAGGGCAAGCACCACCCCACGTGTAAGTGCAATGTCTGTTTGACTGTGAAACGTCGTTTTAAAACACTCATGTTGcgtaagaagaaaaaacaatcaGAACGAGAAGCAGAACTTGCACAGGCAAAAGATCAGGTCCCTCCTAAAGATGAATCAGAAACAGACGGGATGACGAGTGGAGTAGAGTTGCTTCAAATGAATCATTCCGAGAATGAACACATGAATCACTCTGACAATGAAAGGAATTCAAACGGGGATCAAGTGGAGGAGTTCGGACCTGGGAAGGGTCAGTTGGACCTGAACTGCCATCCAAACCGTGATGACGACATGCTAGCTGAGGCCACTGCTGGAATGAGCATGACCTCCCTTGTTAATGCTACCAACCTACCCCTGGAGTATCTAACGCAGAATAGGCTCGAGAGCTTGGGCAACTCTTTACTGTCACAAGCTGCCAGTGAGAGTGAAGGGCACCATCCTGATAATGGATTCGGGAAAACTGCAGATGTTGAATCAGGGGGTAAAGGCGCCAAAGCGTAA
- the LOC101245372 gene encoding uncharacterized protein produces MLLRMDIDTDISHWILEFILRQPLDDSVLNGFIHVLPLPNDKPNLKKALLIRKIESEISNGSVNEKILDFLELIEELNHQDGIEASEVMKAAYCAVAVECTVKFLNSEGTGGDKGKYFDAVRRIWKRKINLTEKIENVGFVSEELWNWRDEIEAALWDDKCSYSVIMKSKAVVAVESVKFFVREAKERTGSPFLDVVAEAYQSDETMKTLFGGLNKEGARRENNREVSKGTALRRKKHVAFKRTREGVRINDSIELELKASGGGGQDGLPSSAEIQKAEKALKLSSLELRAMVKDPLPEALRYAETLSHLARDNMGHQPAGNRSDRAPPPMYSSSRLFQASGDKCEAQHNFHQSAASKPDQVNQNTTANPIELDDFLDKLTEGSPSPSKANRATLPTPKTVRVSPLKKYEYKKITTRRKVTKWSSLEEETLRAGVQQYGIGNWKFILNTYPNIFSARTAVDLKDKWRNLIS; encoded by the exons ATGCTTTTACGAATGGATATCGACACTGATATTTCTCATTGGATTCTCGAATTCATCCTCCGGCAACCGCTCGACGACAGCGTTCTTAACGGCTTCATTCACGTTCTTCCACTTCCAAACGACAAGCCGAATCTAAAAAAGGCGCTGCTTATCCGAAAAATCGAATCTGAGATTTCTAACGGTTCAGTTAATGAGAAAATCCTCGATTTTCTGGAGCTGATTGAGGAACTAAATCATCAAGATGGGATTGAAGCTTCAGAGGTTATGAAAGCTGCGTATTGTGCGGTGGCAGTGGAGTGTACGGTGAAGTTTCTGAATAGTGAAGGGACAGGAGGTGATAAAGGTAAGTATTTTGACGCAGTAAGGAGGATATGGAAAAGGAAAATCAATTTAACGGAGAAAATAGAGAATGTAGGGTTTGTATCGGAAGAGTTATGGAATTGGAGGGATGAAATAGAGGCGGCTTTATGGGATGATAAGTGTTCTTACAGTGTGATAATGAAGAGTAAAGCCGTAGTTGCTGTTGAGTCGGTTAAGTTTTTTGTTAGAGAAGCTAAAGAGAGAACGGGGTCTCCTTTTCTTGATGTTGTGGCGGAAGCTTACCAGTCTGATGAGACAATGAAGACACTTTTTGGAGGGTTGAACAAAGAAGGAGCTCGCCGGGAAAATAACAGAG AAGTGTCCAAAGGAACTGCATTGCGCAGGAAGAAGCATGTTGCTTTCAAACGCACCAGAGAAGGTGTCAGGATCAATGATTCTATTGAGTTAGAACTTAAGGCATCTGGTGGAGGTGGACAGGATGGTTTACCCTCTTCCGCCGAAATACAGAAAGCAGAGAAAGCACTTAAATTGAGTTCATTGGAGCTGCGTGCTATGGTAAAGGATCCTCTACCTGAGGCACTACGTTATGCTGAGACTCTGTCTCATTTGGCAAGGGATAATATGGGTCATCAGCCTGCTGGGAATCGCAGTGACAGAGCCCCTCCTCCAATGTACTCCAGTAGCAGATTGTTTCAAGCTAGTGGGGACAAATGTGAGGCGCAGCATAATTTTCATCAAAGTGCTGCATCCAAGCCAGACCAAGTGAACCAAAACACTACTGCCAATCCAATTGAG TTGGATGATTTCCTAGACAAGTTAACTGAAGGATCACCATCACCAAGTAAAGCGAATAGGGCTACATTACCTACGCCAAAGACGGTGAGAGTTTCTCCCCTGAAGAAGTATGAATATAAAAAGATCACCACAAGGAGAAAGGTTACGAAATGGAGTTCGCTGGAAGAAGAAACTTTGAGAGCTGGTGTACAGCA gtaTGGTATTGGAAACTGGAAGTTCATCTTAAACACTTATCCTAACATATTTTCAGCGAGGACAGCA GTTGACTTGAAGGACAAGTGGAGAAACTTGATATCGTAG